The Arachis hypogaea cultivar Tifrunner chromosome 14, arahy.Tifrunner.gnm2.J5K5, whole genome shotgun sequence DNA window GTAAAATATGTAATATACTTTAACatggtaatttttggtgttttttaaaattgtgggagtacacaaatcggaccctccgatttgtgtttaaaaaagtgaaaaaaattcatagtacacaaatcggaaggttcgatttgtgttaaaaaaattgaaaaaattccgAATACATAAATCGAACCATGCGAGtcgtttgattttaaaattttgcttaACAAATCGTATGGTCCGACTTGTGGTTGAGCAAATATGAATTTTGGAAGCTAGAAAACGGACCCTCCGAGTTATTTGTTGTTGTCAATTTTTTCATGAAATGGAATATCCAACGCCGGACCCTCCGAGTTGTTCTACTGACACCACATAACTGTGAAGTACCTGTATTCCCCATGTTCGAATTCAACACCAATTTTActtccatattcaaattaaaaacttccatattcaaattaaaaaacgtTGAACAAAactaaacttaaaagttttaaataatagattaaaagtaatattaattttttttctataccAACAATGTAGACAAGTTAAATGGCAAATCCACCTAAGTTTATTATGGACAAGGATTATTTCAAATACTTCTCcatttttaatcaataattttctTATGGTGAATGCTATGATTTCCTAAAGGTGGTACACTGGtacttatttattaaaaatggttaaaagttattatttaatttaaaagatataaaaataaataatttttaaaaaattaaaacttattacaaaaaataaattaaataaaatttatgcaAAAACTCATAGACAccataaaattgatcttttcttaTATTAAACATTTTGAATCCCTTGTTGAGAGAAggcaaaaaaattttgatatggaaGTAAAATAAGTGATCTACTTTAACAtgataattttttgtgtttttttaaatTGTGGGAGTACACAAATTGGAGGGtccaatttgtgttaaaaaaattgaaaaaactcaGAGTATACAACTCGGACCATGCGAGTTCTTTGTTCACGAAATTTTGCTTCACAAATCGCATGATCCGGTCCGATTTGCAGCTGATGGAATTTGAAATCTGAAACATGAAATTCGGACCCTCCGTTTTGTTTGTTctgggtaattttttttttacattctcaGGGACACAACTCACAAAGTCCGAATTCTGCTTCATCTGATCCCACAACGAGGTGAAGTACCCCTCCTCCCCATACGCGAGTTCAACACATTCTTTGGttctatattcaaattaaaaactcGAAACCCCCTTCCAAAAGTACGTAACATAAAAATTCAATTCATGCAATACCACATTTATTGAGACATTAATTTGGAATTAAATTTATGGCAAtgaataatagctcaaatggcatagtctccctatactcaattaagaaattgtgggttcgagtctcatatctttagtaaaaaaaatttagaattaaattttggattaatctctgcatatagggggagacagtatatttttttttgaaatcttttAAAACCTAAAAGAACAGTAAAACaataccttgaataatgtttcttatttttttcaggtgattttttatggagatttgtatcttttcttcttgatttcttctactcttcgcgAGGAGTTGGAACATTTCTGCAGAATCGTAGTAGTTTGTTTCGAATGTTCATTGAATTTTGATGGTTTgcattttgattgaggaagaagagaaagagtgaAGTGTTGTGGAAGGAAGGGGCGCATGTTTTTTTTCTTGAACTTGAAGCAACTTATATAGCCAAAAAGATTTGTATGTGTAGCCGGCCTCTTAAATTTTACTAATgacaatttcatttttattttattattatttttaattttttattcctcTAATAGAatgtgaataaaaattaaaaagggaatagaTCAACCGCATCACGGCATGATGATAAAAATCaagtaagaaattaatttttaacaaaagttTTACATGAAAAACCAATTACGTATTAGCATATCTAAGTTAAATAACTACCCGAAAAATAAGTGTGATTTGATTAtggttatcaaaattaaattcttaaattaattcaTTTAGATAAGTTcgaatcttttaaaatttaactaatgtagcgaatactttttattttcttcaattaaatttatataattatatcatttttaaattttaaatactcaAGTACGGAGATGATTGTTTTTTTATAGACATTAAGACATAAAATCTAAAtcaaaatgttatttaatcaaatttattaaattatttaataatttttaaatattaacctCTGCTTATAAATTTTtacctaaaataaaataaattatcaacTCCGTCATTATCACTAATCAATTCAAACACTAAAAGAAGAATCCACTATGATTAATTAGTGAGTCACACGTGGCAATTGGCGAATGGACCCATTTAGCTTTCAGGAGGTTGTTCCAATCCTGAATCTACGACCATTCTCCTCCACATAATACACTAATCACTACCACAAATTTCGGAAACCATCCAACGGTCAAGACATAAGGAACCGTATCGCACTGTTTGCGCCCTCACCTCACCGGAAAACTCCTTGACTCCCTTATCCTGCGCACCTTCTCACTGCAACTGTAACTGTAATGGCGGCTGAGCCCGAAACACTCCAACCGCCGCCGGAGCTTCCAATCGCCACCGCACCTTCCGCCCCGGAGGAAACGGCAGCGGATCCTACGACGACGACAACGGTGCAGCAGCAGCCCGCCGCTGAGAATCCCGGTCCTCCGCCACTCGCTCCGAAACGTCAACGCCGTCCAAGCGTTCGTCTGGGAGAGATCGGAGACCAACGCGCCTCCGCAACCAACCATGAAACTCACACGCGCCGCCCGAGCATGCCTCCATGGAGCTGGCGTATCCGCTCGAAAGAACCTTCCAGGACAAACTCGAAGGCTCGTTCCCTAACGAACCTCCCTAACGGCGGCGAAGAAATCGCTGAATTCGGTAACAAACGCGGTAAATCGAAGCGAGCTTCAACAGCAACAAAGCGTGTGAGATCGAATTTCGCTCCTCGAACCGCAGtaacaacagcagcagcagcagcaaaaacagaaaacaacAACAACGACAACGGTGAAGAAGAAGCTTACCGTGATTTCGATTACGAGCAGGAAGATGAAGACTATCACGATGACAGTCCAGTGCACTCGGTCCACGACGACGACGGTTACTGGCACATAGGGAGGCACACGGATCGAGCTAGGGTTTCGGAAAACGACGTGGTTGAATCGGATTCGAGGGAAGGGAGGAAGTGCGAGGGGGTGAGGTCGTGGTTGCTGGAGCTAGGTCTGAGTAGGTACGCTCCGATGTTTGAGATTCATGAGGTGGATGATGAGCTTCTTCCGATGCTGACATTGGAAGATCTCAAAGATATGGGGATCAATGCCGTTGGTTCTAGAAGGAAAATGTACACTGCGATCCAGAAGCTTCGGAAAGGGTTTCCATGATCATGTATGTATGTAATGTAAATTGTTAATGTGAAGTGTGTGTCTATGGTTTCTAAATCTTAAGTTCTCTTTCTTATTGTGCTACCTT harbors:
- the LOC140178495 gene encoding uncharacterized protein; the encoded protein is MAAEPETLQPPPELPIATAPSAPEETAADPTTTTTVQQQPAAENPGPPPLAPKRQRRPSVRLGEIGDQRASATNHETHTRRPSMPPWSWRIRSKEPSRTNSKARSLTNLPNGGEEIAEFGNKRGKSKRASTATKRVRSNFAPRTAVTTAAAAAKTENNNNDNGEEEAYRDFDYEQEDEDYHDDSPVHSVHDDDGYWHIGRHTDRARVSENDVVESDSREGRKCEGVRSWLLELGLSRYAPMFEIHEVDDELLPMLTLEDLKDMGINAVGSRRKMYTAIQKLRKGFP